The DNA region GGGAACCGGCCAGCGGCGGTTAGGCCGCGACGATACCCGTCCCCCCGCCCGTGGTACAAAGTTCGGTCGCGCAATAATTCTGACGGCGGAAAGACAGGGTGACAACCTTTGCGACCCGATTCGATAGTGTATCcaacagtaataattatataattataggatattattatgatgatatcatttatataatggttatataattatttaatgatgattatGTAAATCATCATATCACTCTAAAATAGACTACTAGTCCCCTGCATGTCATTGAGAACtcatataaatacgagtagaGTATTTAGAAGTAATTAGAAAGGTAGTACTATTCAAGAAGGTAGTTCACTCCAATGTAAGACTATTGCTCGTCGTGGACTTTGTCACAGCCACATCGCCGCGAGTTTACGGTCATTCCCAGTACTTGTAACTTTTACATAGCAGCAagctattttacttttgttttatattattatttaatgttttatgttgtttaacttaataaacatttactttatttcaattaaaacaacaagtgttttaattttcaacaccTACCTTTCTCACAACAACTCAAGCTCAACCACAGAACGTGCTAcgtcgtttaaataattaatttgtacgaAGTCGCAGTGTCCTGCACAGCGATCACTACACAAATTTGGTGTCAGGTGTGGGGTCATCTCAATcaagtgaaataaaattatacaaaaaattttaagtaacttGAGACCCACCGACGAACCACGTTCTACGGGACAGCACGAGTTATCAAGAAGGATCAGCAGTCAGAACAGGACAGTTCAAGGACGCGGTCTTTTCAAGCCAGCAAGGCAGCTCAAGGAACCAAGTTCACGGAGCAGCGCAACCTCGCCAGCAGAGCGTATAAAGGAGCGCAAGTTTTCAACTTCCAAAGCAGAGATGAGCAAAgtgtaagttatttttattatcttatactgTCAAATCTGTGGGAAAAGATTGAGGGTTATACTCAGTAAATGTATTTGAGGAGTAAGGGTTCAAGTGAATCGGACCCAGCCTTAATAGCACCGGTATCAGCAGATTCTGGTTTAACCGATACGTTGAGTACCGAAAGTACCGACGAGTCGACGAGTGATTTAATAGACCTTAACCGAACATTTAGAGGGGAGATAACAAATATGGCAAAtcaattagattttattacagCTTTGAGATTTATTCCTGAATTCACAGACGGAAATGAAACTGATCTAGCATCATTCATTGCCCGATGCGATTTCGTATTTTCGAAAATTCCCGATGCAATTAAATCTGATATTTTAGACGCTGTACTTACTCAGTTAAAAGGTAAAGCTTTTGACGCGGTTAGATACAGGGAAATTACATCTTGGGAGGAGCTTAAGGCGCATCTTAGAACTATATTTGGGACATCTCACTCTGTGCAGTACTTACAAGCACAATTAAGTTCGATGAGACAGGGTCAGAAAGAAATGGTAAAAGATTTCGCGCAGCGCATAGAAAAAACCTATCACGAATTAACACACTCATTAACTGTAGGAAAGACCAACAATGAAGCAAAAATAATCGCGCAAACGGTACAGTCGCATGCACTCAGCGTTTTTATTTCCGGCGTGTCACAGgccattcaaataattttactagcgCGTAATATTACTAGCTTTGAAGAGGccatattaataggtattgaaCAAGAGAAAACTTTCGGTATAGGAGGGGAAGCCTCAAGAGTACacgaaagtaataataaaaaccatttcaTAGGGAAATCTAATCAAACGGgagaaaaaattgataaaagtaaGATTAAATGTTTCCGTTGCGATAAAATGGGTCATTACGCGAATGAATGTAAAACAcctgaacaaaatattacaaacaaaaccGATGTTAAGAAAGAATATACGGGTCAAGTaagatattgtaaattttgtaGGAAAAATAATCATGAGACCAACGAGTGTAGGAAGCTTAAAAGACTAACCGAGGGGGAGCCATCCGGTAGTTCAGGCGAAAGCTCGGGGTCAGATAACCGAACAGTCGGTGATATCAAGAATAATGTACGCGTAATTACACCGATTCATGCGgagcatattttatgtaggtcAATCGATTTCGTAGGAGATGAAcacaaatttttaatcgatAGCGGCGAggacatgaatataataaaattatcggcACTTAAAAACTACGTAATTGTTAACGAAACGGAAAAACGTAGTATTAAAGGAATAAACGCGACCGCGACACGAACAATAGGAACCGTCacgatagaaatatttattaaagataaaacttTTCAAGTAAAATTCGACATAGTCTGTGATGATTTTCTAATACCTGGGACAGGAATATTAGGCGTAGCTTTTCTTAAAGCCAACAAAGCAATCATTGACATGGACAAAGACGTTCTAATTATACCTGAGTCGTTCGCGCAAAACAAAGTCGAACCGATAATCATACCTGCGCGTAGTAATTGTGTATTACGAATAGAAGCGGATGAATTAATTAGCTCCGACTTAATAGCGATTAAAAAACACGAAATAAACGAAGACGTGATAATAGCGAATAGTTTAAGCcccgttaaaaataataaaattataagtaatataattaatatatcggAACAACCGTTTATTATCGACGAATTGACCACGAGCCATTTTAAATGGGAACCGTATACAGATAagccatttataattaatcagcCGAGTAATGAGCGAACAGAGGGCAAAGGGCAACCTGGTAGGCTCCGGCTATTAAATGAAACGATTAAAACCGAACATTTAAACACGGAAGAAAAACAGAACATTATTAGCATATGTAATGAGTACTCCGACATATTCTATCTGGAGGGGGACAGTTTGACGGCAACAGACGTCGTcacgtataaaattaatactccGCGTATTACAAAACCGATAAATATAAGACCGTATCGTATTCCGTGGGCATATCAAGCCGAAATCGAAGAACAGATAACGAAAATGAAACAAGACAACATTATTCAAAAGTCCGTGTCACCATTTAATTTTCCGTTAGTAATAGTGAAAAAGAAAACAGGCGATGACGGTAAACAGAAATTACGGGTATGTGTAgattttcgaaaattttatatacgatatactttATTGTATTACAGTATGGTATGGTTACTTTTGGGAATACAATTGGCAATGGCACAATTACATTACCAAGACAATCAAATACGACAGACATCTGGAATATATTATGAGAATTTAGGACCTATTAAAATCGTAACTAATACATGGGATTTAGCGATTTCTCTGGATACATCCTGTTATAGGGAACAATGGACCGTTTTTGAGGATCGtctggaaaaaataaaaaccatgtgTACTGAACTTACCAAGTGGGAGGACCTAGGAAGCTGTGAACCCATGTTAACGCACGCGACACTTATGAAAAAGAAAGTATACGAACGTAGGGAGCTTTTGTTAGGCTCTGTTGAAGCGCGAGCGCGTCGCGGCATTTGGCAACATGTTACACAGGCGGCACAGATACTTTATGGGTTATGTAATTTagaatgtatgaaaaaatttgatttctctattcataaattaaaagattctCAGATTGAccaaataaatcttataaaggaaaatataagggtaataaatattaagcatGAAATGTACGAACAACGAATTACGCAGTTAAATGAAACGCTTGagcaatttttgaatatatctaATACTTTATTGCCTAAACTAGAagctgataaaattaataaacaatttttgatcattaaccaaattatgataatacaaatGATGAGGGTCAACACTTTAGTCGAGATTATACAGAGTGCAAGGTTAGGTCATCAAATACACCCAagcttaataaataacagaGCTTTATTGGAACAATTTAGAGACATTAAACTTGTTCTACCTAGTGGGACCAATATGCCACTTGAggtagaaattaataatgtctTTGAGTTGGTAAAATTATCAGATTTgacggtatattataatagaaataaccttgtatttattttgaatattcctTTAGTGTACCAGCACGacttaagtttatataaattaataccgtTACCGGTATGTGTTGctgataataaaaagaaatgtatgtatattagacCTAAGCATGATTTTTTAGCTGTTACTAAATCTAAGGAACTCTACTCGacatatgacaattttaaccCTGCAATTTGTAAAACTGCTCACGAATTTCTGATATGTCCCGAAACCCATCCTTTGCACCCCAGGAGTATGAGACCTGTGTGTGAAATACTCCTGATGCAGGAACCTAGGGAGGTCCTAGAAAGTTGTGAGACACGTTACGTGGAAATGGCTACTACAGTCTTTCACAAATTGAGGCATAAAAATGAGTGGTTATATGTTACCAATAACGATTCAGTATTTGTCACTTGCGAAGAAGAAAAGGAATCGAAAAATCACATATTAGAAGGAGCAGGCATTATCGCCCTAAACGAAACTTGTCGTGGATATGCCAACAGAGATGTCCTTATACCCGGACGCATTTCCGGAAGAACGCAATATACAGATTTCATTCCAACATCAATACTCAAGGAGCCCAGCAGCGACAGTGGAAACGACCAGTTTGTCAAAACAATGAAATTTCAGCATATTAAGACAAACCAAATGAGTGATTTAAATGAGATTACAATCACGCAAGAACAAGCTGCGGAACAGCGACAACATAAGTTGTTATACCAGCAAATggaatcaaaaatgtatgtggTTGTTGTTATAGGAGTAACAACAATTATCGTTATTCTAGTAATCAGTTGTACAATATCAATGTTGTTACGACTGATAACAAACAAAACGAAGCAAAAATCATGTGAGGAACCACTCCAACTAGAAGAAAAGTGGACACAAGTCAACACCAATGACCTGCTGGAAGCCACAGCACCTAGTGAGAGATCTTTAGAGATGGCTCATGAGGAAGTGACTGAGACATCTTTTTCATTATacccaaaattaaaaacgtaggatttttttttgtttttgtttttttttgggaAAGTCGAGGGACTTTCATCTTAGAGGGGAGGAATGTAGTAAACCCAATGCACCTGCATggtgttatactatattagattacattatatttaattgggatagtttattaatacacCTGCATTATAAGCAATAGGCCAAAGATCAGAAAAACATAGTTTTTCTGtcgattaagtaataattatataattatattatattattatgatgatatcatttatataatggttatataattatttaatgatgattatGTAAATCATCATATCACTCTAAAATAGACTACTAGTCCCCTGCATGTCATTGAGAACtcatataaatacgagtagaGTATTTAGAAGTAATTAGAAAGGTAGTACTATTCAAGAAGGTAGTTCACTCCAATGTAAGACTATTGCTCGTCGTGGACTTTGTCACAGCCACATCGCCGCGAGTTTACGGTCATTCCCAGTACTTGTAACTTTTACATAGCAGCAagctattttacttttgttttatattattatttaatgttttatgttgtttaacttaataaacatttactttatttcaattaaaacaacaagtgttttaattttcaacaccTACTTTTCTCACAACAACTCAAGCTCAACCACAGAACGTGCTAcgtcgtttaaataattaatttgtacgaAGTCGCAGTGTCCTACACAGCGATCACTACAGACGGAATGACTGACAAATCCGACGTTGGGCGTATCTACGAGGTCGATATCGCTTATCCCGATAACCTGCATGACGCGCACAACGATCTCCCCTTCTTACCACGAAATGCCGTACCACCGGGCTCAAAAGTGAACAAGTTAATGGCTACGCTGGAGCGGAAAGAGCGGTATATAGTTcactatagaaatttaaagCAAGCCATTGCTAATGGACTGATAGtggaaaaagtaatataatataatacatgaaatCAAATTACGTGAAATTAACCTCGATAATAGGTTCACAGGGTGTTGGAATTCCGACAGTCGGCGTGGCTTGctgaatacataaatttaaatacgagTATGAGGAAGAAGGCTGGCAACGCATTTGAACGTGATTTCTTCAAACTACTCAATAACGCGGTGTTTGGTAAATATATCAGACAGCTCGACATTAATCAggctatacctatattattattcgaatttACAGGGAAAACTATGGAATGCGTTCGGAACCGCATTTCCATGGAATTGGTTTCGTGTCCACGTCGAATGCAGAAACTTGTGAATAAACCAACGTTCAAACACGTGACCACGTACACCGAGAATCTGGCCGCCGTATCATTGCAAAAGAGTGAGGTATATTTCTCCAAACCTATTTACGTGGGGTTTGCCGTCCTGGAAATAAGCAAGGAGTTAATGTACGACTACCATTACAATGTTATGCGGCGGCATTATAACGATTCGATTAGACTGATGTACATGGATACAGGtatttaccaaataataaatattatttacactcttatatgtaatatacgtaATGCTTTTTATATAGATTCCCTGATGTATCGAGTGAACACCGACGATTTCTATAAGGACCTGGTGGACAACCCCGCGCTCCTCGGACGGATGGACACCTCGAATCTCCCCGTCACTCACCCGTGCTACGTCGGTACGCGTAAGAAGATCCCCGGATTGTTCAAGGACGAGACGGCGGGCCGTGCTATGTACGAGTTCATTGCACTCCGGGCTAAATCTTACGCGTACAAAATCGAGGGAGACGAAAAACTTGTGGCCAAGGGGATTCGAGGGCATGTGGTCCGAAATCACTTGACGTTCGAAGACCACAAGCGCTGTCTGTTCGAGATCGACGACGCTGGTGATGGTGACGAGAGCGAGGAGCTCGGCACGGACGACGACGATTTCGACGACGGTGACTTTGGCGACGACAATGAGTGGAAGGACGTGGAGATGAGACGGCGAGCGCGCCTGATGGCTCGATCGGCCGTCGACACGATACACGGGAATGCCGCCGCCGCTAGCGTCGCCGCCATTGCCGGCGTGAAATTCACCCCAACACCACTTCCCACGTACACACCGTACACACCGTATAGGGAAAACGTATCGATCCGATCGTTCGAGCACCGCGTCAAAACGATTAAGACCATGAAAATGACCCTTAATCGTTTCGATGACAAATGTATTGTTGACGACGATCGGATCCGTACGCGAGCGTAGGGTCATTACACGCTACGCgcgtgatattaaattttgtaaataaatgtgtaaataatttaaaataaaaatatatccattgttgtattataattgtgtttatttaaataaaatataaatataatatatattgtatgacgtatagtaaataatgtgtaaatttattattaaactgaatCCATATCGAGCTGGTGTGTGTAATTGCCACGCCATGACTGGCCGTGCCATGCCATGACCGGCCGTGCCATGCCATGACTAGCCGTGCCATGCCATGCCGTTCCGTGAGTGACCATGACATTCCTCGAATGGCCGTGCAGTGGTTTGTATTAGGGGTTTTAAGAATTATGTCTAAACCATTTACGTATGGCATAGACtttgtaaaatgtacattgtTTAGGATTAAACTCCACATGAAAAATACAGTGGGGTAGAGTCGCATCACCATCACATATTTGATCCAATCTAGGACAACCCAAGTCTTCGATGTTGACGATGGTGACGTGTGGTATATACTCCGTGAGAAGTTGTTTTTTCTGCTCACCCTTCACGTAAATGCAGTCGAATTTCAATGAATTCAATATTCTACCCACTTCTTCGTACTCGACGTCGCCGTATTCCGTGGATAGTTGATGATAATTACGTTCGAgccatttatttgttttccgGCTCTTGTTGTCCTGTTTagagtttgaatttttaaaaatccaatgTTGGCTCGCCCAACCCCCCGTGTCGACTACAGACATTTCTTTTATCATGTATTTATTGCCGATACCGAGAACGCACTGAATGTCCACAATAGCCGACGATGACATTGTTAGTGTGAGGACTAGCAAACGCGATTGTGTATAAAGgtcaactgaaattttttccCGATATcacgtatttatataagtatatacgtaGATAAGTGTGTGTTATGCATATCacgataatatgtatattttagtagtaGATGCTAGTAGCGCTAGTACAACTTGGATACGATTCGTTCAAgtgtaattaactttttttaatataactttccTCGACAGTCTTCAAACGTGTGTGTAGCTGTGCAATAAACAAGCCGTGTTCCGAAAGAGAATTTTCTTCCAATTCCTGAGTTATATGACTAATTGTATCGATAACACGAATAACGTCTCCCTTGGTAATACCGATCGACGTAGCGGCCTCTGAATAATTATCGAATAGCTGTGAAATACGACTTTCAGAGTCCAATAGAGACTTATTATTTTGCCGTATACTATCTTCCGATGATTTTATCCGTTCTTGAAGagttgaaatattgtttttcaggCTAACTATTTCCGTTTGTAGTAGCTTCACATCATATACAATTGTTTTGTTACTCGATTGAAGGTGGGAAACGGTATTTTTTCTGCGTACATCTACcgagttattgaaaatatccaTAATCAATAAACATCTTATCcatatgaaatgtattaaactacTGAAATGAGTTTTCACAGTTTAAGGTCACTAGCTTTTATCCAACTATTATGTGACGCGTCAAATCACAACCACTTGACAAACACTTGATTGCCCTTTCTACGTATAATTTTCtcgattaaatattcatttcggtgattagttttatgtatttcCTCGGAATAAAAACATCCAGCAATCGGTTTACCCGTATAATCTTGCAACTGATAAGTAACGggcaatgttttatttattttaataatttcaaatatttcagtaGACCAGTTTGGTAAATAACCTTTTGTGAACACACCCTTTTGAGTACTGATACGAACGCTATCacctattttgaatttaatttttcaatttataataataatttcacgcTGTTTTATTTCCACTATAAGTGGGTTGGCATCTGCTTGCAGTGGCGTCATTCCGATAGTTCTGTGCctcgaattattatattctaacagCAATCTCGGCAAAATAGAAATCCATTCGTGAGAACCTTGCGCGGTAAActctctaaacattttttcttttaacgtACGATTGAAACGTTCAATAATACATGCTTTCGTGATACTGTACGTAGaatatttgtgtatgttatatttaccCATCAACTCATCGAATGTCCtgttataaaattcttttccGTTGTCCAATTGCAAGAGTTTTGGTGAACggttgtgtaatattttagacataGCACTAGTGACTTCCTTACCGGATTTTGTCCTCAACGGTAGAGCCCATGCGAGTTTAGTAAAACAATcaattacacataaaatatatttataacctttattttttctcGAATATGATATCATTTCAACCAAGTCGGCTTGccacaaatcattttttccaTATATGTTAACTCTACGCCTCGTGGAATTTCTCCGTGACGGTTTGTGGAGTTCAATGGCGATTTCACGTTTAGACATTTGGAATTCGTTTAATTAACCCTACCTCACGTAATTCctcaaaaatagatattatttcattggaAACACCTGTATTACCAGCTGATTTCGACGCTAGAAGTAATCGAAGTCTATCGACTAACTCATTCGGGTTATCccaataaactaaattatttttctgtaatttCATGGACAAGCCACCACCACCAGAAGTGgagaataatttacttataatatttttatattttttacaagtagtatttctaatttttaaaccacctGTAGTTAAATGCGCTGACGTTTGAATTAATATCGATTTATATATCTTCAAATCGTTATCAGTATAAACAAGTGGatttttcagaaataataactgaataaGACCCGAGGTTGTTGGATAAGTAGTCTCATCAACGATTATTACGTTTCGAGTGAATTTCACTTCTTTATCGCCCAAGGTGATATCgttgtttacaatttttttaggaCCAAATGTTTTATCTATATCTTTTGATTGAAACCAATTTTCAATCTCCAGttgataattatcataattattactctcattagtattaattatttcagaatCTATTCTAACATCTTCTTTCCTAGtttgattattgtataaatcacGTGTATTCGAAATTTTAGTTAAAGGATCTATAATGGGTTTAAATGTTTGCGTCATTAACTGTTGAACATCAGCTTCACCAGTTTTTAACGTAGtatatttacgttttataCTTCCCTTAGCCCGTACCAACTCctctaatatattactttcCTCCTTCATGATTgcgttttaaatgatatttattcacTATAAACATCGTCTTATATAACCACGTGCGTATCAAACCCAAATCGGTAACGCCCGCTATCGCGTTCGCTATCTTTACAAATGACTACAAACGCAAAGCTATCACGATTCCAGCACACGGTgcaaaattgtttgaattgaATATATGACATATCACCAGAACAGTGTTCattataaacatgttttaaattagtttcgtCTTGTTTGaacaatactattaaattagcGTTATCACGTATCAGTTGTTTGGGTACTTTTGAATAACTCTGAGCTAGATAGAATATATCTACTTTATTATGTCTACCCCTGGAAAAATATTCCCTTATAACGCCCTGCTGTTCTCCGATGACATCATCCATGATAAATATAGAGTTTGGTAATACTTTTTCAGGTGTAATGACTTTATCATTCTCGAAAAACGTGAAAATGTTAATTCCATCAATACCATCAATTATACgctttagtaatttatatttcggtTGTTCCAACGTTTTAGAgtatatgtaaacattttcaaatcgaAGCCCGTTTTCATCGACGAGcagaaaatatatcaaattcgTCTTGCCGCAACCCGAACTCCCCAATACTAGCGAGCGTATCGTGTTTGGAAATAACTCGCCATGCCTATACTGTACTGTATCGGAGGTATCGATGTTATATATTCGAAGTTTTTTCTCTTGCTCGATAAAACGCATTTTATATCGGTATAAATACGGATGTACTGTCTACGATAGCGTCACACGATGTCTCACGTTCGTAAACGAAACACCAATAGGGGTTCAGGCCTTGTTAACTCAGTAATAAACCATTTACCGGTGGAATTACATTTACCCGGTTATAGGTAAGTCGCTAAATTACATTACTAAATcctaataactaaattttggGTTTGCATTTAGATTCGCCGGTCCTGGTACGAAATTAAAAGAAAGGCTGGCGCGTGGTGATCGAGGCGTAAACAGTCTAGACGAGTTGGCTAGAGCTCATGATATCGCGTATGATAGAAGTAATTCAATAGCTGATAGACATAAGGCCgataaaatattggaaaatcaAGCTTGGGAAgtgtttaaatctaaaaacagTGGTATTAAGGAGAAAGCTGCATCCTGGTTAGTTACTACAGCTATGAAAGTCAAGCGCAAGATGGGGGCTGGTTGTGGATTTAAACAAATGGTTGCAGCTGCTAAAAACGCCATCAACAATAAAACGACGGAAAagaatataactaaattaattagaacGTGCCTGACAGCGGCtaaaaaatcgaaaacaaAGAAAACTAAAACGATTAGAATTATACCGATTCCTAAAAAGGGTGGTGTTTTacctttaatacctatatttgccGGTTTATCTGCATTAGGTGCGCTAACTGGTGGTATTGGCAGTATAGTAAAAGTAgtgaatgatttaaaatccGATAAAAACACTCCTATTCATTTAGGAAAGGGTTTATACCTCGCCCCATACAAGGGGAGTTCTTATAAAATCGTGAAAGGCGAAGGCTTATACCTTCCACCGTATAAAGGCAGGTCAGTGGTGAGGAAATCCATGAAAGTCGCAAAAAACTAATTGATACGTTACCCGATAGAGCTTTGTATGATTatgagattataaaatatattgacttgTTGAAAATACCTCATTTCATTGGAGTATTTTCCAGAGACAAGTTGCctttacattataaacataaagaaTCAGCTATAGTTAATCTGGATGATGAGAATGGTGGTGGAACTCATTGGGTAGCGTATAAAAAATCGGCaaacaagttaaatattacGATAGCTTTGGAATTTACCTCCACCGCTAGaattacagaaatattttagtgattgtaatattgaatataattacgaTAGACATCAgaaatacaatacaacaaaCTGCGGTCATCTATGTCTAAAGTTTTTATCATGTACACTATAACGTTAAACGGTAACTCTAGTGAATTATCTTGTGACTTTTTCCCACCGATAGAAGTCAGTAAAAATGCTAAGATTTGTCTGTTGGGCTTTCAGACGAATAATTCTATCCCTAATA from Aphis gossypii isolate Hap1 unplaced genomic scaffold, ASM2018417v2 Contig01144, whole genome shotgun sequence includes:
- the LOC126555821 gene encoding uncharacterized protein LOC126555821, which produces MATLERKERYIVHYRNLKQAIANGLIVEKVHRVLEFRQSAWLAEYINLNTSMRKKAGNAFERDFFKLLNNAVFGKTMECVRNRISMELVSCPRRMQKLVNKPTFKHVTTYTENLAAVSLQKSEVYFSKPIYVGFAVLEISKELMYDYHYNVMRRHYNDSIRLMYMDTDSLMYRVNTDDFYKDLVDNPALLGRMDTSNLPVTHPCYVGTRKKIPGLFKDETAGRAMYEFIALRAKSYAYKIEGDEKLVAKGIRGHVVRNHLTFEDHKRCLFEIDDAGDGDESEELGTDDDDFDDGDFGDDNEWKDVEMRRRARLMARSAVDTIHGNAAAASVAAIAGVKFTPTPLPTYTPYTPYRENVSIRSFEHRVKTIKTMKMTLNRFDDKCIVDDDRIRTRA
- the LOC126555819 gene encoding uncharacterized protein LOC126555819, whose product is MKEESNILEELVRAKGSIKRKYTTLKTGEADVQQLMTQTFKPIIDPLTKISNTRDLYNNQTRKEDVRIDSEIINTNESNNYDNYQLEIENWFQSKDIDKTFGPKKIVNNDITLGDKEVKFTRNLQDYTGKPIAGCFYSEEIHKTNHRNEYLIEKIIRRKGNQVFVKWL